One Pseudomonas sp. MM213 genomic window, ACCACCCTTTTGGTTCGCTATCGCGAATACCTTAGCCATTCTTGCTTGTGTTCCCAATCATGCCGTGCGGCGCAGTATCAGCAGATGGCGTTGGCCTTGGCAACCAGGTACGGCCAGGGCGTGTTCGCTATCGAGGTGGAAGTCTGCCGGCAATGCTACCAGCTCATCGGCCGGATGAACGCCCTTCATTGCCAGCCAACGTGTATCGGCGTCGCCAAGGTGGCGCGTCCAGTTGCTGAAGTTCTCCATGCTGCTGAACGCCCGGGAAATGATCCCGTTGAAAGGCTGTGCAGGCTGGAAGGCTTCGACGCGACTGTGGATAACTTGCAGGTTATCCAGTTTGAGTTCGAGTTTGACCTGGGTCAGGAAGCGGGTTTTCTTGCCGTTGCTGTCCAGGCAGGTCACTTGGGACTCTGGAAACAGGATTGCAAGCGGAATGCCCGGCATGCCGCCGCCGCTGCCAACGTCCAGCCAGCGACCGTTTTCGATGAACGACATCACGCTCAAACTATCGAGCAGGTGACGCGAGACCATTTCGTCCGGATCGCGCACGGCGGTCAGGTTGTAGGCCTTGTTCCATTTGATCAACAGGGCCAGATAACCCAACAACTGCGCGTGCTGGGTTTCGGTCAATGTGACACCGAGCTGGCGAGCACCTGTGGATAACTCTTCGGCGTGTTGCGAGGTGACCAACGAACTCAAGCGCTTTGCTCCAACTGACGGCCCGCGCCGCGTTTTTTCAAATGAATCATCAACAGCGAAATGGCTGCCGGTGTGACACCCGGAATGCGTGACGCCTGGCCCAGTGTTTCTGGACGGGTCGCACCGAGCTTGCTCTGGATCTCTTTGGAGAGACCGGAAATGTTCGTGTAGTCGATATCCACAGGCAGTTTCGTGTCTTCGCTCGCCCGCAGACGTGCGATTTCATCTTGCTGACGATCGATATAACCGGCGTATTTGGTCTTGATTTCGACCTGCTCGGCGACTTGTGGATCTTCTGCGCCCCCGCCAGTCACGGCGATCAGACCAGCGTAGTCGATTTCCGGACGGCTCAAGAGGTTGAGCAGGTTGTATTCGTGAGTCAGCGGCGTGCCGAACTTCTCGGATATCGCGTCGCCCTGCTCGGTGCCGGGGCGAACCCAGGTACTTTTCAGGCGCTGCTCTTCCAGCGCGATGCTTTCGCGTTTGGTGCAGAACGCCGCCCAGCGCGCGTCATCCACCAGACCCAA contains:
- the rsmG gene encoding 16S rRNA (guanine(527)-N(7))-methyltransferase RsmG, producing MSSLVTSQHAEELSTGARQLGVTLTETQHAQLLGYLALLIKWNKAYNLTAVRDPDEMVSRHLLDSLSVMSFIENGRWLDVGSGGGMPGIPLAILFPESQVTCLDSNGKKTRFLTQVKLELKLDNLQVIHSRVEAFQPAQPFNGIISRAFSSMENFSNWTRHLGDADTRWLAMKGVHPADELVALPADFHLDSEHALAVPGCQGQRHLLILRRTA